A window of Hordeum vulgare subsp. vulgare chromosome 5H, MorexV3_pseudomolecules_assembly, whole genome shotgun sequence genomic DNA:
CTGTAAGATCATAACTATTAGAACATTTTATTTTTAGCACCTAGATAGAGACGGataatatgtaaatcgactagttcTTTTGGGTGTGAGTCATCATATTTTCATTCAATGTCCAATATCGCACTACCATTGttcatcttcttcctttcgtGCCGCTCCCTAGCCCAGCCTAACTGGCGGCCTCCAACAGTCGCGTCCGGCGACATTGTGGGACCACCTCGCCCTCcccccatcattgtgccgcccccTGCCCAAAGCCATCTCTCtatggattttttcactgttttgatccttaaggcgtaagttcatcacaaaacgaactgggttcgaaagtatttcacgttttgacccttttgaaaaCGCCAGAGACCGTGGCGTTGCAGGATTTAgtagaaacgccagtctactggacgttgcaggcctcatgtgcaacgctagtctactggacgttgcagacCAAAGCTGCAACGCCAAGggggctggcgttgcagaccaaaGAAGAAACACCAAGCTCACTGGCGTTGCAGGGCTCATAAGTAACTGGCCCGCGGCTCCTTCCTCCACCTCCacttctttcttcctcctcttgcacgaaaaagctctccctcctcctccagaccccccttcgatctccctcctcccccaaccgttttgttggttctttggggcaaatcgaagaggccggtaagctcctccaatcccttcAATTAGTTTTTTCAATGATTTTTTATTTGTGTAGATTTCTTTTGCACTAGGTGTAcgtatgttttgaagtaaaatttattttgtgattgttaataggtgtagTTTATGGTGTCTCTATGTgtaatttttggtggctatatgtaTAACCTAGATTTTGTTCATATTATCCGCATAAGGTTTATGcctaggtttagttcatattatTCCAAGAGGCCGGTCATAATTTTCTtcatattatgtaggatgtttcGTCCCGACCAatatccgggtcttgatgactactaTGAGCCGAAGCATCGTGCGGTGCTAGttgaaagaggagaggtaataatgattttattgatGATTATTTTTATATACTCCATGATTTGTATATTTTCACAAGTTGAGCCCATTAACAAATTATGCCTTTGTCtgtttaggttcctccactacttcgtttgagggggcacaaccccaatgaaactcttgtatatgaccctcgttacgagccatattttagaagaatggatcttcttcaatttgtgctcaactttaaaggcacaccGCCATGGTTGAACGCCACTGCCCTAACAGCACTTACGGATCGATGGAGGCCGGAGAcgcactcttttcaccttcctcttggtgagatgagcataaccttcgaggatattgctatgatctccgggcttcctatcgagggcagggctcttacagggaaggttagggccgccgggtggcgacaacgggttgcagcattggttggtgttgaacccgagccatggacacatgaaactaggaaggatcctaggccatccggtgtgttgttctcttggatacagagacattttcacagatgcccaagggatgctagtccgcttgttgtggagaggttcgcgagagcttatctctggaatcttttgatccaagtggtgtttccggatggcactggggacacagcctcatggatgttcttggatctgcttcgtgactgggatgtgaagtggagttggggttcgacggcactagccttcttgtaccgtctggtatggcttaatatcatgcattttcattttattcaatgggatatgatgcattttcattttattaaatctgtagttggatggagcatgcatgaggagtaagccgacgtcctgtcttggaggtttcgtctgggccctacaggtttggatgtgggagcgtatCCCTGTTGGCCGGAACTTCAGCCTTGCTACGGAAGAACCCTGGAAGTACCCGTTTGACGGGGACGAGGAGCGATACCCCACTATCGCACACACATGGGCTAATGTCCAATGGACGAGTATCGCGGCTATGGGGCGGTATAAGGCATACATAAGCGAGCTTGACATGCTAACTTACGAACAGGTAAATGCTTTATCaaatttgctgattttttttcatgGATGGTTGAGTGACTTGTTGTTATGTAGGTTAATTGGAGGTCGTACACGGTACTTAGGCAGTATCCTCTGAGCAACATGTGCCTTCGTGACCAACATCTTTGGCGTGTGCGGTGCCCGATGATATGATTTTATGCGGTGgagtggcatcttcctcatcgtgtTTCAAAGCAGTTCGGGGTACAACAACGCACCCCGCCGGATTACGTCGAGACAAGTGTGAAGCTACATAAGTGAGTCTTTTGTATCACGTGTTTCTCCTGTTGATCAATCTCTAACATGATAAAATGAAACTGATGTAGTATTCTAATGCTTTGTAGGACAAACCGGCAAAGCAATAAGACTGTCATCaattgggaggagcaccacattacttgggtggacatgtggaatgctcagagacaacatcgagttgaaaatgatgaaacaccagacactgacgaggcggcatacttaaggcatttggagtggatgcgtacagagtacagagttatCCATAAGGCTGCCTGGACTCGTTCCGATTGCTTGGACTTACTGCCGAGTGAGGCTGCTGATGCTGCATTCAACAATTCAATTAGGGAGACAGTTGGAGCGCATCTTGACTATGGTCCTCTCCATGACCGAGTGGTACGTCCCTCCTTTAAAATATAAACAAGTGTCATTTATTCGTGGATGGTATGTCACATGTGTTTTATCCAGGGCACggagctatggagatgtatcaacgagaGTAACGTGGTCCTTGCCCGTGCCCCATGTCCACAAACGGACGGTCTTGTTAGAACTACTCTGCAGGTTTGATGCCTTGTTAACCTTTGTTTTGTCATACCTTTGTTAGCATATTAACATGTCATTATCTTTTCCTTGCGCAGAAGGTCGCCAATCGGTGCCGCACACTAGCGGCTTTACTTTCTTGCCACGGTGTTTCGTCCACCGATGTGAGGGCACGTGCGCAGTACACGATGGATGTGCAgtcttccgctcgtccgtctgCCAGCCGGCCACGGGCctcttccgctcgtccgtcttcGAGTGGAGCACATGTTTCTTCTAGCCGAGCACATGAAGAGGagattgaagaagaagatgagtccGACAACGAGGCCGCGGATCAGGACTACATTGAGTTTGGGGCTTCGCAGATGGAAGATGCTCCGCAGTCAAGTCAACCCACTCAGCCGACGGAAGCAACACGTCGAGCTAGCTCAAGGAACATCAGACGTCCTGGCTGGCAGAACACTCTAGAGGGCTACGTTACTAAGGGCAAGATGGCtgcaaagagagggaggaagtgagTGTTATGATGTTGTCCGTTGAACTACTATGTTTTCTGTTGAACTATGTTGTTTGTCGAACTACGTCTGTTAAACTATGAACTATGATGTTATGCTGAGTCTTATGATTTAAATTATGGTGTTATGCTTTGAATTATGGTGTTATGTTTTGATGAATGGTGTTATGCTGAGTCTTATGATTTAAATTATGGTGTTATGCTTTCAACTATGGTGTTATGTTTTGATGAATGGTGTTATGTTGTGAATTATGGTCTTACGACTTAAACTATATTCTATGAAATATGTTTgttgatcaaaacagtgaaaaaatcttgttttggggtactggactaaggaaacgccaGGAAGCATGGCGTTTCTggttgggtctgcaacgccagcagGTCTGGCGTTTCTACGCTGGGTGCAACACTGGCCAGGACCCCAGCACTGcggtactggactaaggaaacgccaGTGAGCTTGGCGTTTCTTCTTTGgtctgcaacgtccagtagactggcgttgcacatgaggcctgcaacgtccagtagactgacGTTTCTGCTGAGTCCTGCAACGCCACAGTCTGTGACGTTTCTAAAAGGGTCaaacgtgaaatactttcgaACCCAGTTCATTTTGTGATGAACTTACgccttaaggatcaaaacagtgaaaaaatcctcTCTCTATCGCCCTAACCTTCTGCGCCGGTAACCCCTACATCCTGCACTCGCATATGTTaaccttcttcctcgcctccgctCACACGTCGTCCCCAATTTTTGCCCTGAGCTGCGTGGAGAATCGATTTACATAAATTAGTTTTTCAGTAGATTTACAAACAGCTCGTGCGAAAAAAAACCCAGTCCATCATGATATTTTAGTAAGTTGATCAATCATAATTTTGCCAAAAacctactaatttattttaaacaCATGAACCAAAAAAATGTGCGGGCGATACTTCAGTATTCCCCGCTAGATGCGGTAGTGGTACACCGGAGCTCACTGGTTCGTTCGGACTGGAGTTGGCCACTCACACCGATCGAGTTTGACCGCAGTCAGGAGCAGAAGTAGTGGGTTGCGGCACATCACAGAGGACATGGGGCGACGCATGCGGCAGTTACCCAGCCATCGCCTCTGCTCCACACAAGTGCCGCCGCGCGAAGAGCTCCAGATCCTCCAAATTTAGCCACCTCCCGAACCCTATAAGAATTCATCTCCGTCTTCATCCACCGATCCGCCATGCATGCTGCGATCGGTTCTTGTTTGAGTTGATCAGCGGAGCGCGCGCGCACTCTCAGTGTGCATCCACCGCCACGCATGCGCTCTGGCTGACTGAGTGATCGATCGCGGAGGATCGCCGGATGCATGCGCGGAGCAGAAGAATAAAGGATTGGTTGTGAGGAAGAGGAAGCGGAGAGGCGGGGTCGTTAATTGGTGCCGATCGAGGATTTTTATGCGCTAGCTGCGGTCGTGAGGAAGAGGAGCTAACTAGCTAGGTAAGTCGATCGATCATGGAGGCGCGGCCGCCGGTGTTGGTCATTGCCGTCGTCGTCGCGCTCTGCGGCGTGTCTCTCTGCGGCGTGGCCGCGGCCGGGAACGTGACCGCGGCGCAGCTGTTCCCCACGTCGTCGTACGACTCGTACCACGGCGCGCCGGTCACCTACAACGTCAAGAACTACGGCGCTAAAGGCAACGGCGCCGCCGACGACACCAAGGTACGCATCGCAGTTGGGATCTCGTCGCGCTCGCTCGTTGGCATGATCTGGTTGTGATCTCGCTGTCGCCGTGCTTACATTACATATAATACGTGCATGCAGGCGCTAATGGCGGCGTGGAAGGTGGCGTGCGCGGCGGCCGGCACGGTGACGCTGCAGGTCCCGCCGGGGACGTACTACATGGGCCCGACGCAGTTCCACGGCCCCTGCCAGGCCTCCTCCCTCACCTTCTTGCTCCAGGCAAGCAAGCATTCATGCAGTTGTTGGTGCCGTCGTGCGCGCTCGCGCGCGTGCGCCCGTGCGTGCGTGCGGTTAGCACATCGCACGTACGATGGGGGCTCATTtcgtgtgcatgcatgcatgcagggcACGTTGAAGGCGGCGACGGACCTGAGCCGCTTCGGCAACGACTGGATCGAGTTCGGGTGGGTGAAGGGCCTCATCGTCGCCGGCCAGAACGGCGCCACCATCGACGGCCAGGGCGCCTCCTCCTGGCCCTTCAACAAGTGCCCCGTCCGAAAGGACTGCAAGGTCCTCCCCACCGTGAGTGCCCGTCCCATATCTGATATCTCTCCTCTCTGCTCACGAGCGGCGCCGGCGGCCGGCACTGACTGTAAAGAGACGTGGCGCAGAGCGTGCTGTTCGTGAACAACGAGAACACGGTGGTGAAGGACATCGCGTCGGTGAACAGCAAGTTCTTCCACTTCGCGCTGCTGCAGAACAAGAACACCAAgatgctcaacctgcggatcaacgCGCCGGGGAACAGCCCCAACACGGACGGCATCCACATCGAGCGGTGCACGGGGGTGGTCATCGCCGACACCAAGATCAGCACCGGCGACGACTGCATCTCCATCGGCCAGGGCAACGACAACGTCGACATCCAGCGCGTCAACTGCGGGCCGGGCCACGGCATGAGCGTCGGCAGCCTGGGGCGGTACGTCGGGGAGGGGGACGTGACCCGCGTGTACGTCAAGGACATGAACTTCGACGGCACCATGAACGGGCTGCGGATCAAGACCTGGGAGAACTCCCCCACCAAGAGCCTGGCGGCGCACATGGTGTTCGAGAACATGGTGATGAAGGACGTGGAGAACCCGGTGATCATCGACCAGAAGTACTGCCCATACTACAACTGCGAGCACAAGTACGTGTCCGGGGTCACCATCAAGAACATCACCTTCAAGAACATCAAGGGCACCTCCTCGTTGCCGGTCGCCGTCATGCTCCGCTGCGGCGTGCCGTGCCAGGGCGTCGTGCTCCAGGACTTCGACATCAAGTACAAGGGCGCCGGCGGCACATCCTCCAAGTGCGAGAACGCCAAGGCCAAGTACGTCGGCTACATGTACCCCAAGCCGTGCCCATAGACATAGGATCGACCGCCATTTTGATTCTcgaccttctttctcctcctcctccttcttcttctcctagttTTGATTGATTTATGTTTCCTAGACGATTTTGTTGCTGTTTCTTCTTGTTGCTTAGAAGATTTCGTTTTGTTTTTttggtgtgtgcgtgtgtgtgtggcaTAAGGGAGCTGCCGGTTGCTGGCCTATgaggaagtagtagtagtagcaagaTTTGTACACTCTGAGATGAATAATACTACTCGATCGGCTCTGACTTGAATTATAGCAGTGCCTGCCTAGCCAGTTCATCCAGGACGCTGGCGAGGGAGATGGGCTCACGCCGACGTCGGCCGGCTGCGTACGGGCTCCCAGTTCAAGTTGCTGATCCGTACGTCACCGTAAGATACGGTCACCCAAAATGTGCTCTTGTTGCAGAGGTTCATGTTTTTTTcctatctttcttttcttttttgcaaaaaaaaaaaacgacGGTTAGGGTGAAGAATTCGTCACCTCTAGCCTGCCGCTCTGGTGGCCACTGGCGGTGGCGGGTGAAGGGAGGGGAATTCCGGTGCCTGGGCTTCGGCTAATAGATTAgttatactagcaaaagggcccatgcgttgcaacgggagaaagaaataccacacggcacacgctcttaatttataaaaatgtctataatttgagaatttatagttacgatacaaataaatatgatcttatcctacaaaaatgcagttcaaaatttcacaggtcttctattttaacacggcttgcatgtagatttaatacgtacaaagaatcaatcaagtgaccttcagtttcatctctaatcctgattttgttgacgtgttcatccccaacccggatgagtaccggtatgaaagaaagacgaataatgacttatttattaagattgcactatagatagtatttttattaaacgtttaacagataaaataatatcatatttaaattctacatatttttctaatcatattcaatgtataatatgttaaatttggagttacggtttaaaagatatgagtatttaaaaaaatatttaatatatactacgagtttaatgtcataaacagtaagggcttttttgtaaaattatCTCGGTGGGTTTTTTGACAGAAGCGATAGCctttttattattaggtaaagatggtATTTTAGTCCTTGCAGAGACGGCCTTTGGATGGATGGATGACGGAGCTTCATTTTAGAGTCGGTTATTCGGGCTCCCTTCCTCATCGCCGGTTGAGACAAGTTCGATGGAACGCTGGCGTGAGTTCTATATCATGGTTTATGTAGGAATACAGGTACAATCACATGACTATTCTTGCAGTTTTCCCTGATCACTGAACAAAAAAAACATTTGCAAAAAAGGTTGGATGGTTTATCAAATAGTTAGAGCAATTCTACCAGATTCCCTGAGAAAACTAATATCCAAGAAAATATTAAAGTAGAACAAAATGCTGCTTCAACACATTTGCCTGACGggtaatctatacctaataataaagaggctatcgcttccgtcggaaaacccatcgaggtgattttacaaaaaagcccttactgtttatgacattaaactcgtagtatatattaaatgttttttaaaatactcttttaaactgtaactccaaatttaacatattatatatggaatttgattagaaaaatatatagaatttaaatatgatattattttatctgttaaatgtttaataaaaatactatctagggtgcaatcttaataaataagtcattattcgttttTCTTTCATACCAATACTCATCCGGGTTgaagatgaacacgtcaacaaaatcaggattagagatgaaactgaaggtcacttgactgattctttgtacgtattaaatctacatgcaagccgtgttaaaatagaagacctgtaaaATTTTGGGCTGCACTTTTGTagaataagaccatctttatttatgTGGTAACTACAAATTCTtagattatagaccattttttataaattaagagcgtgtggtatttctttctcctatTGCAACCCATGAGCCCTTTtgctatctatacctaataataaagaggctattgcttccgtcggaaaacccatcgcggtatttttataaaaaagctcctgcaatttttgttattcaagccgcgctccatcattattttaataaattgaaatgattataaaaatattaaaagcgtgtggtatttttttctcccgttgcaacgcacgggcccttttgctagttaatCTAATAGATTCCTAAAATCCCTTCTAACTTTTGGAATGGCCTTTAAAAACA
This region includes:
- the LOC123452165 gene encoding exopolygalacturonase-like is translated as MEARPPVLVIAVVVALCGVSLCGVAAAGNVTAAQLFPTSSYDSYHGAPVTYNVKNYGAKGNGAADDTKALMAAWKVACAAAGTVTLQVPPGTYYMGPTQFHGPCQASSLTFLLQGTLKAATDLSRFGNDWIEFGWVKGLIVAGQNGATIDGQGASSWPFNKCPVRKDCKVLPTSVLFVNNENTVVKDIASVNSKFFHFALLQNKNTKMLNLRINAPGNSPNTDGIHIERCTGVVIADTKISTGDDCISIGQGNDNVDIQRVNCGPGHGMSVGSLGRYVGEGDVTRVYVKDMNFDGTMNGLRIKTWENSPTKSLAAHMVFENMVMKDVENPVIIDQKYCPYYNCEHKYVSGVTIKNITFKNIKGTSSLPVAVMLRCGVPCQGVVLQDFDIKYKGAGGTSSKCENAKAKYVGYMYPKPCP